A single window of Penaeus chinensis breed Huanghai No. 1 chromosome 9, ASM1920278v2, whole genome shotgun sequence DNA harbors:
- the LOC125028904 gene encoding uncharacterized protein LOC125028904: MEESKPVEYKHIRKLRKKLRQIEYLELLNRDLNEEEIIKVNSKDNIRAELQRLLKEYFPDEVDIMKRTGGEFSNEPQEKKSRNGEEEVEFWDLSTTSPVETVKEENQGKPAVTSQTQVAEVVNAIKPQKTSRPTQALAAGEITSKQDVPQEKMPQPAKGKPAEPTKPRKEPCIWRDTNYKVYTLKGHNDIILDVDCSDGYVLSASRDTTVRVWRVGGIEEERSLRGHRASVTKVAFLPGELAATVLAKLESEYDEIPSVQGQQSPECRVLAVSGGLDCTVKVWDIISGESHGSIYTYNGITCLSCGTWGIVTGTEGGKLEIWCVSSGQRFAFVNAFESQVISVTVKGNVIYAGSFDGEIGIWKYDSKKRTLGTQFLLEPESPTQVRLRHLSCLAAHGDCVYLGDSGPNIKKLNWKKSSATRLKNHVGDAGMTDSLTITPEGHLLSASYYVDVGYPSVNVRSIDKDEYICSLISQGEGRYLTMCTSKGVIVTGGHELKVWVSGASGKTPRKNAGIETVRPSFLRKLSSPAQDTSDEDTDFASTTDDDDDDVQVRAGSNSMLSESNDSSSWWCTII; encoded by the exons ATGGAGGAGAGTAAACCTGTCGAATATAAACACATCAGAAAACTTCGCAAAAAATTGCGACAAATTGAATACCTTGAACTCTTGAACCGGGACCTAAATGAAGAGGAGATAATCAAG GTAAACAGCAAAGATAACATTCGTGCAGAACTTCAGAGGCTGTTAAAGGAATATTTTCCGGATGAAGTTGATATAATGAAAAGGACAGG AGGTGAGTTCAGCAATGAGCCTCAAGAGAAAAAAAGTCGtaatggagaagaggaagtggagttcTGGGATTTATCCACCACTTCTCCTGTGGAAACTGTCAAAGAAGAGAATCAAGGAAAACCTGCAGTCACTTCACAGACCCAAGTAGCAGAAGTTGTTAATGCAATTAAGCCACAGAAGACGTCTAGGCCGACTCAAGCCCTTGCAGCAGGGGAGATAACTTCAAAACAAGATGTTCCCCAAGAGAAGATGCCTCAGCCAGCAAAGGGAAAGCCAGCAGAGCCAACAAAACCAAGGAAAGAACCATGTATATGGAGAGATACCAATTATAAAGTGTATACTTTGAAAGGTCATAATGACATCATTTTAGATGTGGACTGTTCTGATGGATATGTTCTGTCAGCAAG TCGGGATACAACAGTGAGGGTTTGGCGTGTGGGTGgtatagaagaagaaaggagtctGCGTGGCCATAGAGCATCAGTTACCAAGGTAGCATTTCTTCCTGGAGAACTTGCAGCTACTGTGTTGGCAAAGCTGGAG TCAGAGTATGATGAGATCCCATCAGTACAAGGACAACAATCACCAGAATGCAGAGTGCTAGCTGTGTCAGGTGGACTTGACTGTACAGTGAAGGTGTGGGATATTATCTCAG GTGAAAGCCATGGGTCCATATACACTTATAATGGAATAACTTGCTTGAGTTGTGGAACATGGGGCATTGTGACAGGCACAGAGGGTGGTAAATTGGAAATATGGTGTGTTTCAAGTGGCCAGCGCTTTGCCTTTGTTAATGCCTTTGAGAGCCAAGTCATATCTGTTACG GTCAAAGGAAATGTGATATATGCAGGAAGTTTTGATGGTGAAATTGGAATATGGAAGTATGATAGCAAGAAAAGAACTCTGGGAACTCAATTCCTATTGGAACCTGAATCTCCAACTCAAGTGAGGCTGAGGCATCTGTCTTGTCTAGCAGCTCATGGTGACTGTGTGTATCTTGGAGACAGTGGACCAAATATTAAGAAACTTAACTGGAAGAAGA gcAGTGCAACAAGGTTGAAAAATCATGTAGGGGATGCAGGGATGACGGACAGCTTAACTATCACTCCGGAGGGACATCTTCTTTCTGCCTCCTATTACGTGGATGTAGGCTATCCATCAGTCAATG TTCGCAGCATAGATAAGGATGAATACATTTGCAGTCTTATCAGTCAGGGTGAAGGACGATACCTTACTATGTGCACTTCTAAAGGGGTGATTGTAACAGGTGGCCACGAACTAAAAGTTTGGGTTTCAGGAGCAAGTGG AAAGACTCCCAGGAAGAATGCAGGAATTGAAACTGTTCGACCAAGCTTTCTTCGTAAATTGTCAAGTCCTGCTCAAGACACTTCTGATGAAGATACTGACTTTGCATCaaccactgatgatgatgatgatgatgtacaaGTGAGAGCAGGATCAAATTCTATGCTGAGTGAGAGTAATGATAGCTCAAGCTGGTGGTGCACAATTATATAA